A stretch of Mycobacterium sp. ITM-2016-00316 DNA encodes these proteins:
- a CDS encoding sulfotransferase, which produces MSTSRTNVGTVEDLHASAVKACGLDDFGSDDDNYKEALSVLLEAYQRDADLTEFGSKMQRFFVRNALVARLVSEAAFKQYPQHADVPIERPIFVTGLPRTGTTVIHRLLTADPRHQGLELWLAEFPQPRPPRETWSQNPVFQQLDAQFSKAHEENPEYTGLHYMTADEVEECWQLLRQSLHSVSYETLAHIPTYSRWLAQQDWTKSYQRHRRNLQLIGLNEPEKRWVLKNPSHLFALDALLATYPDALVVQCHRPAETIMASMCSLAQHTTEGWSNSFSGKVIGEDSLETWSRGLELFDTERAKHDPAQFCDVDYFEFIKDPVGAVEGIYRTFGIDFTDDARQAISASHAESKKGPRAPKHTYSLSDYGLTDEQVRARFKGL; this is translated from the coding sequence ATGAGCACATCTCGTACCAATGTAGGCACCGTCGAGGACCTGCACGCCTCGGCCGTGAAGGCTTGCGGGCTCGATGATTTCGGCTCCGACGACGACAACTACAAAGAGGCGCTGAGCGTCCTGCTCGAGGCCTACCAGCGCGATGCCGATCTGACCGAGTTCGGCAGCAAGATGCAACGCTTCTTCGTCCGCAACGCCCTGGTGGCCCGGCTGGTGTCGGAGGCGGCGTTCAAGCAGTACCCGCAGCACGCCGACGTGCCCATCGAGCGGCCCATCTTCGTGACCGGGCTGCCACGGACCGGCACGACCGTGATCCACCGTCTGCTCACCGCGGATCCGCGGCACCAGGGTCTGGAACTGTGGCTGGCCGAGTTCCCGCAGCCCCGCCCGCCGCGCGAAACCTGGTCGCAGAATCCAGTTTTCCAGCAGCTCGACGCGCAGTTCAGCAAGGCGCACGAGGAGAACCCGGAATACACCGGTCTGCATTACATGACCGCCGACGAGGTCGAGGAATGCTGGCAACTGTTGCGTCAGTCGCTGCATTCGGTGTCCTACGAGACGCTGGCGCACATTCCCACCTATTCGCGGTGGCTGGCACAACAGGACTGGACCAAGTCGTACCAGCGCCACCGCCGCAATTTGCAGCTGATCGGACTGAACGAACCCGAGAAGCGCTGGGTGCTCAAGAATCCCAGCCATCTTTTCGCGCTGGACGCGCTGCTCGCGACCTACCCGGATGCGTTGGTGGTGCAGTGTCACCGGCCCGCCGAGACCATCATGGCCTCGATGTGCTCACTGGCCCAGCACACCACCGAAGGATGGTCGAACAGCTTCTCCGGCAAGGTTATCGGCGAAGACTCACTGGAGACCTGGTCGCGCGGCCTTGAGCTGTTCGATACCGAACGCGCCAAGCATGATCCGGCCCAGTTCTGCGACGTGGACTACTTCGAGTTCATCAAGGACCCGGTCGGTGCGGTGGAAGGCATCTACCGTACTTTCGGCATCGACTTCACCGACGATGCCCGGCAGGCGATCTCGGCCAGCCACGCGGAAAGCAAGAAGGGGCCGCGCGCGCCGAAGCACACCTACTCGCTGAGTGACTACGGGTTGACCGACGAGCAGGTCAGGGCGCGCTTCAAGGGGCTGTAG
- a CDS encoding SDR family oxidoreductase, whose amino-acid sequence MAGLLQDKVVVISGVGPALGTTLARRCAEEGADLILAARTVERLEDVAGQVTALGRRALAVGTDITDEAQVANLVSTSIAEFGKVDVLINNAFRVPSMKPFAKTSFDHIRDTIELTVLGALRLIQGFTPALTEAKGSVVNVNSMVVRHSDPKQGAYKMAKSALLAMSQSLASELGEAGIRVNSVLPGYIWGGTLKSYFEHQAGKYGTTVDEIYKAAAASSDLKKLPTEDEVASAILFMASDLSSGITGQTLDVNCGEYHY is encoded by the coding sequence ATGGCGGGTTTGTTGCAGGACAAGGTTGTCGTCATCAGTGGCGTGGGTCCGGCACTGGGCACCACGCTGGCGCGGCGGTGCGCCGAGGAGGGCGCCGACCTCATCCTGGCCGCCCGCACCGTCGAGCGCCTGGAGGATGTCGCCGGTCAGGTCACCGCGCTGGGCCGGCGTGCCCTGGCGGTCGGCACCGACATCACCGACGAGGCGCAGGTCGCCAATCTGGTGTCCACGTCGATCGCAGAGTTCGGCAAGGTCGACGTGCTGATCAACAACGCGTTCCGGGTGCCGTCGATGAAGCCGTTCGCCAAGACCAGTTTCGACCACATCCGCGACACCATCGAGCTCACCGTGCTCGGTGCGCTGCGGCTGATCCAGGGTTTCACCCCCGCACTCACCGAGGCGAAGGGTTCGGTGGTCAACGTCAACTCGATGGTGGTCCGGCACTCCGATCCCAAACAGGGTGCGTACAAGATGGCCAAGTCGGCGCTGCTGGCCATGTCGCAGTCGCTGGCCAGTGAACTCGGTGAGGCCGGAATCAGGGTGAACTCCGTGCTGCCCGGTTACATCTGGGGTGGCACCTTGAAGAGCTACTTCGAGCACCAGGCCGGCAAGTACGGCACTACGGTCGATGAGATCTACAAGGCGGCGGCCGCCAGCAGCGATCTGAAGAAGCTGCCGACCGAAGACGAGGTGGCCTCGGCCATCCTGTTCATGGCCAGCGATCTGTCCAGCGGTATCACCGGGCAGACGCTGGATGTCAACTGCGGGGAGTACCACTACTGA
- a CDS encoding IclR family transcriptional regulator encodes MSNPQPSGRASPPTERVIAVLAFLARHPHDRFGLSELARRVELSKPTCLGILTSLTEAGYLVRDSGESGRDKTYRLGPALITLGHLAQESLRVSPSARDELRLLSQTYGATAALSGVVDDRITLLELVAPSASPATVRVGQSYPFAPPVGLMFVLWDERAVRDWLHKEPTIPLRTDTDRFERVIAECRAAGYLVERLTPGGRRLYALMAGMSNTLPDELRALLGELVSDIGERVYLRGEDGPEARHDISVIAAPVYDHHQRQVMVATMQIGHAITDDEIADRASALVKTADAVTRSLSGSKARW; translated from the coding sequence ATGTCCAACCCACAACCATCCGGCCGGGCATCGCCGCCCACCGAGCGGGTGATCGCCGTACTGGCGTTTCTGGCCCGCCATCCGCATGACCGTTTCGGGCTGTCCGAGCTGGCGCGGCGCGTCGAACTGAGCAAGCCGACCTGCCTGGGCATCCTGACCTCGCTGACCGAGGCCGGCTATCTGGTGCGCGACTCGGGCGAGTCCGGCCGGGACAAGACCTACCGCCTGGGACCGGCGCTGATCACCCTCGGCCATCTCGCGCAGGAATCGCTGCGGGTCAGCCCGTCTGCCCGCGATGAACTGCGCCTGCTGTCGCAGACCTACGGCGCCACCGCCGCGCTGTCCGGGGTGGTCGACGACCGGATCACTCTGCTCGAACTGGTGGCACCGTCCGCCTCACCGGCCACCGTGCGGGTCGGACAGAGCTATCCGTTCGCTCCGCCGGTGGGACTGATGTTCGTGCTGTGGGACGAACGCGCGGTCCGCGACTGGCTGCACAAGGAACCGACGATTCCGTTGCGCACCGATACCGACCGCTTCGAGCGGGTGATCGCCGAGTGTCGCGCCGCGGGGTACCTGGTGGAACGACTCACCCCCGGCGGACGGCGGCTGTACGCCTTGATGGCGGGCATGTCGAACACCTTGCCCGACGAATTGCGGGCCCTGCTGGGCGAATTGGTCTCCGATATCGGCGAGCGGGTCTACCTGCGCGGCGAGGACGGACCTGAGGCCCGCCATGACATCAGCGTCATCGCCGCCCCGGTCTACGACCATCATCAACGCCAGGTGATGGTGGCCACGATGCAGATCGGGCACGCGATCACCGACGACGAGATCGCCGACCGGGCGTCGGCCCTGGTCAAGACCGCGGATGCGGTCACCCGGTCCCTGAGTGGCTCCAAGGCGCGCTGGTAG
- a CDS encoding RecQ family ATP-dependent DNA helicase: MDTSPSLRSPVPTTRTEAQAILEQLAGPTAVLRDDQWIAIEALVVQRRRALVVQRTGWGKSAVYFIAAKLLRAEGRGPTVIVSPLLALMRNQVAAAERAGVKAATINSSNVTEWDTVHERVNAGELDVLLVSPERLNNPDFRDAVLPALAADAGLVVVDEAHCVSDWGHDFRPDYRRIRTLIAELGSDVPVLATTATANDRVVADVAAQLGVGGGDTLVLRGGLDRESLRLSVVQAGGPAQRAAWLGAHIDSLPGSGIVYTLTVAQAHDVATLLRDQGHAVAAYTGATEAAEREQLEADLLNNNVKALIATSALGMGFDKPDLGFVVHLGAPSSPIAYYQQVGRAGRSTASAEVILLPGREDADVWRYFASVAFPSEAMVRHVIDALEPDRALSTAALEPLVDLNRSRLEMVLKVLDVDGAVRRVKGGWIGTGQPWEYDEPRYRHLDEARKREQQAMLDYQSTTDCRMSFLRKQLDDPELGPQPCGRCDNCAGSSFDADVDAAAAAATREQLMRPGVEITPRKQWPTGLVKLGIEQSGKINDGPAPGRVIGRLTDLGWGARLRKLLDDPDAEVPDEMITAAVAVLKSWNWAQRPTAVLALDSVSHPVLVRSLAARLAEVGRLNNLGVLQYSPEHRPVAAANSAYRVAALHGAWTPPPAIDGDIVLLVDDITDTGWTLTMAARSVRAAGAADVLPFALASVS, encoded by the coding sequence ATGGACACCTCCCCGTCGCTTCGCTCGCCTGTGCCGACTACTCGCACCGAGGCGCAGGCCATCCTCGAACAGCTCGCCGGGCCGACTGCGGTTCTGCGCGACGACCAGTGGATCGCGATCGAGGCGCTCGTGGTGCAGCGCAGACGGGCGCTGGTGGTGCAGCGCACCGGCTGGGGCAAGTCCGCGGTGTACTTCATCGCCGCCAAGCTCTTGCGCGCCGAGGGCCGCGGCCCGACGGTCATCGTGTCCCCGCTGCTTGCGCTGATGCGCAACCAGGTGGCCGCGGCGGAGCGGGCCGGCGTCAAGGCCGCCACGATCAACTCCAGCAATGTCACCGAATGGGACACCGTGCATGAGCGGGTGAATGCCGGCGAGCTCGACGTCCTGCTCGTCAGCCCGGAACGCTTGAACAATCCCGACTTCCGGGACGCCGTGCTGCCCGCGCTGGCCGCCGACGCCGGCCTGGTGGTGGTCGACGAGGCGCACTGCGTCTCCGACTGGGGCCACGATTTCCGGCCGGACTACCGGCGTATCCGCACGTTGATCGCCGAGTTGGGCTCCGATGTCCCGGTGCTGGCCACCACAGCCACAGCCAACGACCGGGTGGTCGCCGATGTGGCCGCGCAGTTGGGCGTCGGCGGTGGGGACACCCTGGTGCTGCGCGGCGGGCTGGACCGGGAATCGTTGAGACTGTCGGTGGTGCAGGCCGGCGGTCCGGCTCAGCGCGCGGCATGGTTGGGAGCACATATTGATTCGCTGCCCGGATCGGGCATCGTCTACACCCTGACCGTCGCCCAGGCCCACGATGTCGCGACCCTGTTACGCGACCAGGGGCACGCCGTGGCCGCGTACACGGGCGCCACCGAAGCCGCCGAACGCGAGCAACTCGAGGCCGACCTGTTGAACAACAACGTCAAGGCGCTCATCGCCACCTCGGCGCTGGGGATGGGTTTCGACAAGCCCGATCTCGGCTTCGTCGTCCATCTGGGCGCCCCGTCCTCACCGATCGCCTACTACCAGCAGGTGGGCCGCGCCGGTCGCTCGACCGCCAGCGCCGAGGTGATCCTGTTGCCCGGGCGCGAGGACGCCGACGTGTGGCGCTATTTCGCGTCGGTGGCCTTTCCGTCGGAAGCCATGGTGCGACACGTGATCGACGCGCTGGAACCGGACCGGGCGCTGTCCACCGCCGCGCTGGAACCGTTGGTGGACCTGAACAGGTCCCGGCTGGAGATGGTGCTCAAGGTGCTCGACGTCGACGGTGCCGTGCGCCGGGTGAAGGGCGGTTGGATCGGCACCGGGCAGCCCTGGGAGTACGACGAACCCCGTTACCGCCACCTCGATGAGGCACGCAAACGCGAACAGCAGGCCATGCTCGACTATCAGAGCACCACGGATTGCCGGATGTCCTTCCTGCGCAAGCAACTCGACGATCCGGAACTCGGACCGCAGCCGTGCGGTCGATGCGATAATTGCGCCGGGTCGTCCTTCGATGCCGATGTGGACGCCGCTGCCGCCGCGGCGACCAGAGAACAGCTGATGCGCCCCGGCGTCGAGATCACCCCACGCAAGCAGTGGCCCACCGGATTGGTAAAGCTCGGTATCGAGCAGTCCGGAAAGATCAACGACGGACCCGCGCCGGGCCGCGTCATCGGCAGGCTCACCGACCTGGGGTGGGGTGCCCGGCTGCGCAAGCTGCTCGACGACCCCGATGCGGAGGTGCCCGATGAGATGATCACCGCGGCCGTCGCCGTGCTCAAATCCTGGAACTGGGCGCAGCGGCCGACCGCGGTGCTGGCGCTGGATTCGGTCAGTCACCCGGTGCTGGTCAGGTCGCTGGCGGCCCGGCTGGCCGAGGTCGGTCGGCTGAACAACCTTGGTGTGCTGCAGTATTCGCCCGAGCACCGGCCGGTGGCCGCCGCCAACTCCGCCTATCGGGTGGCCGCGCTGCACGGCGCGTGGACGCCGCCGCCCGCGATCGACGGCGATATCGTGCTGTTGGTCGACGACATCACCGATACGGGTTGGACGCTGACGATGGCGGCCCGGTCGGTGCGGGCGGCCGGCGCGGCCGATGTGCTGCCCTTCGCGCTGGCCTCCGTCAGCTGA
- a CDS encoding substrate-binding domain-containing protein, producing the protein MPETATRTERPRPHHTEFRVALALPRRGPAGIFGLECHAAAELAAAEIDAAGGVAGRSVQFVHVDAGGDPAAVAGSIRDLVDAGSVDAVTGWHLSNARQAIAKVVRGRIPYVYAAAYEGGERSDGVLCSGEVPGDQIIASLRWLRTELRLRRWFIVGNDYVWPRGSAAATRAGLAGTDISILGERFLPLGVDDPHGWDRVLADIAAADPDGVVTLLVGSDAVRFNRAFAESGLDATVTRFSPFTDETVVLASGSPATRNLFISAGWFAGLASASAAEFSAGFSRAFDLVNGTGPIGESAAPQPGTMAETTYSGLHLLAGIATTSVPTVEDARRAFDGWGWDSPHGPVDLRRGAARHPVHLAVARGVELDVIARVH; encoded by the coding sequence ATGCCAGAAACCGCCACCCGGACGGAACGACCTCGTCCGCACCACACCGAGTTCCGGGTCGCCTTGGCCCTACCGCGTCGCGGTCCGGCGGGGATCTTCGGGCTGGAATGCCACGCGGCGGCCGAACTGGCCGCTGCGGAGATCGACGCCGCCGGTGGGGTCGCAGGCCGATCGGTGCAGTTCGTACACGTGGACGCCGGCGGCGATCCAGCCGCGGTGGCGGGCAGCATCCGGGACCTGGTGGACGCCGGCTCGGTCGATGCCGTCACCGGGTGGCATCTGTCCAATGCCCGGCAGGCCATTGCCAAGGTGGTCCGTGGCCGGATTCCCTACGTGTACGCCGCGGCGTACGAGGGCGGCGAGCGCAGCGACGGCGTGCTGTGCAGCGGTGAGGTGCCCGGCGACCAGATCATCGCCTCCCTGCGCTGGCTGCGCACCGAACTGCGGCTACGCCGGTGGTTCATCGTGGGTAACGACTATGTGTGGCCGCGCGGCTCGGCGGCGGCCACCCGGGCCGGGCTGGCGGGCACCGACATCTCGATCCTGGGTGAGCGGTTCCTGCCGCTGGGTGTCGATGATCCGCACGGCTGGGATCGGGTGCTGGCCGATATCGCGGCGGCCGATCCGGACGGCGTCGTCACCCTGCTGGTGGGATCCGATGCGGTGCGCTTCAACAGGGCCTTCGCCGAGTCCGGCCTGGACGCTACGGTCACCCGCTTCAGCCCGTTCACCGACGAGACCGTGGTGCTCGCCAGCGGAAGCCCCGCGACCAGGAACCTGTTCATCTCGGCGGGCTGGTTCGCCGGTTTGGCTTCGGCATCCGCCGCGGAATTCAGTGCCGGGTTCAGCCGGGCCTTCGACCTGGTCAACGGGACCGGCCCGATCGGCGAGTCGGCAGCACCGCAGCCCGGAACCATGGCCGAAACGACATACTCCGGTCTGCATCTGCTCGCCGGGATCGCCACCACATCGGTGCCCACCGTCGAAGACGCTCGCCGCGCGTTCGACGGGTGGGGCTGGGATTCACCACACGGACCGGTCGACCTTCGCCGGGGGGCGGCCCGGCACCCGGTGCACCTCGCGGTGGCGCGCGGTGTCGAACTCGACGTCATCGCCAGGGTCCACTGA
- a CDS encoding MarR family winged helix-turn-helix transcriptional regulator, translated as MDDLVEALALLRRAAVVAAGIDGALAGTDLTVDRWRALHVVHQNPGCSMSDIVDALAVPSTSATRIVDALVELGAVYRTVSQQDRRRTTLRVSSHGAELLRTAESAITPTVFLKDSDPTPI; from the coding sequence ATGGACGACCTCGTCGAGGCACTCGCGTTGCTCAGGCGTGCCGCCGTCGTCGCCGCCGGGATCGACGGCGCGCTCGCCGGTACCGACCTCACCGTGGACCGCTGGCGCGCGCTGCACGTCGTGCACCAGAATCCCGGATGCTCGATGTCGGATATCGTCGACGCACTGGCAGTTCCGTCCACATCCGCGACACGCATCGTCGATGCGCTGGTCGAACTCGGCGCCGTCTACCGCACCGTGTCGCAGCAGGACCGCCGCCGAACCACTTTGCGAGTGTCGTCGCATGGTGCCGAACTCCTTCGAACCGCGGAGTCAGCAATTACCCCAACGGTTTTCCTCAAGGACAGTGACCCCACGCCAATCTAA
- the fmdA gene encoding formamidase, with protein sequence MPEVIFPVDQSKPFREQALVGHNRWHPDIPAVATVKSGDSFRVESKEWFDGTIVNTDDADDIRDCDLSMVHQLSGPFAVEGAQPNDLLVVDILDVGPVPQQTGPVAGQGWGYTGIFAKENGGGFLTDWFPAAYKAVWDFTGQKATSRHIPGVEFTGLIHPGLMGTAPSAGLLAEWNHREAQLISTDPDRVPPLALPPQPSNAVLGSLAGADYERVAAEAARTAPPRENGGNQDIKNLAKGSRIFYPVFVDGANLSLGDLHFSQGDGEITFCGAIEMGGYIDLRVEIIKGGMQTYGVTTNPIFMPGIVEPRYSEFLTFVGFSVDRNGTQHFLDTTLAYQNACLNAIEYLSKFGWTKEQAYLILGAAPVEGRLSGVVDVPNSCATLYVPTAIFDIDIRPSATPPQRIDRGQCAVSS encoded by the coding sequence ATGCCAGAAGTGATCTTTCCCGTCGACCAGAGCAAACCGTTCCGCGAGCAGGCACTGGTGGGCCACAACCGATGGCATCCCGATATCCCGGCCGTGGCGACGGTCAAATCCGGCGACAGCTTCCGTGTCGAGTCCAAGGAATGGTTCGACGGCACCATCGTCAACACCGACGATGCCGACGATATCCGCGACTGCGATCTGTCGATGGTGCACCAACTCTCAGGTCCCTTTGCGGTCGAGGGCGCACAGCCCAACGACCTGCTGGTCGTCGATATCCTCGACGTCGGCCCGGTACCTCAACAGACCGGACCGGTGGCCGGTCAGGGCTGGGGATACACCGGGATTTTCGCCAAGGAGAACGGTGGCGGCTTTCTCACCGATTGGTTCCCCGCCGCGTACAAGGCGGTCTGGGATTTCACCGGCCAGAAGGCCACCAGCAGGCACATTCCCGGCGTCGAATTCACCGGACTCATCCACCCGGGCTTGATGGGCACGGCACCGAGCGCCGGGCTGCTCGCCGAGTGGAATCACCGCGAAGCTCAGTTGATCTCCACCGATCCGGACCGCGTGCCGCCGCTCGCACTGCCACCTCAACCGTCCAATGCGGTGCTGGGCAGCCTGGCCGGCGCCGACTACGAACGGGTGGCCGCCGAGGCCGCCCGAACCGCACCACCCCGGGAGAACGGGGGCAACCAGGACATCAAGAACCTTGCCAAGGGCAGCCGGATCTTCTACCCGGTGTTCGTCGACGGGGCGAACCTCTCGCTCGGCGACCTGCACTTCTCCCAGGGCGACGGTGAGATAACCTTCTGTGGCGCAATCGAGATGGGAGGCTATATCGACCTGCGCGTGGAAATCATCAAGGGCGGGATGCAGACCTACGGGGTCACCACCAACCCGATCTTCATGCCCGGCATCGTCGAGCCCCGATACTCCGAGTTTCTGACTTTCGTCGGATTCTCGGTGGACCGCAACGGCACTCAGCATTTCCTCGACACCACGCTGGCCTACCAGAACGCCTGCCTCAACGCCATCGAGTACCTCTCCAAGTTCGGTTGGACCAAAGAGCAGGCGTACCTGATTCTCGGTGCCGCCCCCGTGGAGGGCCGTCTCTCCGGTGTCGTCGATGTGCCCAATTCGTGTGCCACGCTGTATGTCCCGACCGCGATCTTCGATATCGACATACGGCCTTCGGCCACCCCACCGCAGCGCATCGACCGCGGGCAGTGCGCGGTGAGCAGCTGA
- a CDS encoding alpha/beta fold hydrolase, which produces MPAPTDAEYFDLGNFTLQSGYTLRGATLAYQTYGTLNADKSNVIVYPTWYSGWHTDNEWLIGPGRVLDPAEQFIIVPNMLGNGLSSSPSNTPAPYDGPRFPAVTFHDQVEAQYRLVTEKFGITSIALVTGWSMGAGQTYQWAVSHPEMVQRAAPFCGSAITAPHNKVFLESLVAALSADAAFAGGDYEPDQLPVKGLRAFARVYSGWGYSQAFYWQETWRELGYTSFDDFLYGFWEGFFRDGRDPNNLVTMIGTWHSGNVGNTPGFDGDVKKALASIKCPLLAMPAEKDLYFPPEDEQWASEFVPHGEVRVIPGIWGHFAGGGANDVDTDFIDARLRELMTKPGYSPTE; this is translated from the coding sequence ATGCCCGCACCGACAGACGCCGAGTACTTCGATCTCGGGAACTTCACCCTGCAGAGTGGCTACACGCTGCGCGGCGCCACACTGGCCTACCAGACCTACGGCACGCTCAACGCCGACAAGTCGAACGTGATCGTCTACCCCACCTGGTATTCCGGGTGGCACACCGACAACGAGTGGCTCATCGGACCCGGGCGCGTGCTCGATCCCGCCGAGCAGTTCATCATCGTTCCCAACATGTTGGGCAACGGCCTGTCCTCATCACCGTCGAACACCCCCGCACCCTACGACGGGCCGCGCTTTCCCGCCGTCACGTTCCATGACCAGGTCGAAGCGCAGTATCGGCTGGTCACCGAAAAGTTCGGCATAACGTCGATCGCACTTGTCACCGGGTGGTCGATGGGTGCAGGCCAGACGTATCAGTGGGCGGTCAGCCATCCCGAGATGGTGCAACGGGCCGCACCCTTCTGCGGTTCGGCCATCACCGCACCGCACAACAAGGTTTTCCTGGAGTCGCTGGTCGCCGCGCTCTCCGCCGACGCTGCCTTCGCCGGCGGCGACTACGAACCGGATCAGCTGCCGGTCAAGGGGTTACGCGCGTTCGCGCGGGTCTACTCCGGCTGGGGCTACTCGCAGGCGTTCTACTGGCAGGAGACCTGGCGCGAACTCGGCTACACATCCTTCGACGACTTCCTCTACGGCTTCTGGGAGGGGTTCTTCCGCGACGGCCGCGACCCGAACAACCTGGTCACCATGATCGGCACATGGCACAGCGGAAATGTCGGTAACACACCGGGATTCGACGGCGATGTGAAGAAGGCACTGGCGTCCATCAAGTGCCCGCTGCTGGCCATGCCCGCCGAGAAGGACCTGTACTTCCCGCCCGAGGACGAGCAGTGGGCGAGCGAGTTCGTACCACACGGCGAGGTCAGGGTGATCCCGGGCATCTGGGGGCACTTCGCCGGTGGCGGCGCGAACGACGTGGACACCGACTTCATCGACGCCCGGCTACGCGAACTGATGACAAAGCCGGGATACTCGCCCACCGAATAG
- a CDS encoding isoprenylcysteine carboxyl methyltransferase family protein: protein MYYLFIVLIGLERLVELAVSRRNANWSFARGGREFGQGHYPVMVAMHSALLLSCIAEVAFAHRPFIPALGWPMVAVVAASTVVRWWCVATLGKHWNPRLIIVPGAELVRSGPYRWIHHPNYTAVAVEVAALPLVHSAWLTAIVFTIANAAVLRVRISAENLALGYA, encoded by the coding sequence ATGTACTACCTGTTCATTGTGCTGATCGGTCTCGAGCGGCTGGTCGAGCTGGCGGTTTCGCGCAGAAACGCCAACTGGTCCTTCGCCCGTGGGGGCCGGGAGTTCGGTCAGGGTCACTACCCGGTGATGGTGGCGATGCACAGCGCGCTGCTGCTGTCCTGCATAGCCGAAGTCGCTTTCGCGCACCGTCCGTTCATCCCCGCACTGGGATGGCCGATGGTTGCCGTGGTGGCTGCCAGCACCGTCGTCCGCTGGTGGTGTGTCGCCACGCTCGGCAAGCACTGGAATCCGAGGCTCATCATCGTGCCCGGCGCCGAACTGGTTCGCAGCGGTCCCTACCGCTGGATACATCATCCCAACTACACCGCGGTCGCCGTGGAAGTCGCCGCCCTGCCGCTGGTGCATTCGGCGTGGCTGACCGCCATCGTGTTCACCATCGCCAACGCGGCGGTATTGCGCGTCCGGATCAGCGCCGAGAACCTCGCGCTCGGATACGCCTGA
- a CDS encoding type III polyketide synthase yields the protein MTDTSETPFINTLGSPRPGAPHIAGTGVAMTPHRYSQDEVVRELGTIIDPAFTRFASTSGVATRSLALPLDRYATLSGFTEANEAYLQVATELGERAARTALDDAHLRPEDVDAVIAVSSTGVAVPTIDARIFSRLGLRPDVKRLPLFGLGCVGGAAGLARMHDYLRGFPDHVALLLSVELCSLTLQRDDTSIPALIGLCLFGDGAGAVVATGANRTPAGPNLIGRPRVLATRSRLFPDTVDVMGWNVSASGFQLVMSRDVPRMASDHLGAEVTDFLSDHGLTTADVSTWVCHPGGPKVLDAVSEALDVPSVEFRHSWESMRDNGNISSASVLDVLDRTLTEPPDRGSTGLLLAMGPGFSFELVLLGW from the coding sequence ATGACAGATACATCGGAAACCCCATTCATCAACACGCTCGGCAGCCCGCGTCCGGGCGCCCCGCACATCGCAGGCACCGGGGTGGCAATGACGCCGCACCGGTATTCGCAGGACGAGGTCGTCCGCGAACTCGGCACGATCATCGACCCGGCATTCACCAGGTTCGCAAGCACCAGCGGGGTCGCGACCCGCAGCCTCGCCCTGCCGCTGGATCGCTACGCGACGCTATCGGGCTTCACCGAGGCGAACGAGGCCTACCTGCAGGTCGCGACGGAACTCGGTGAGCGTGCCGCACGCACAGCGCTGGACGACGCCCATCTGCGGCCGGAGGACGTGGATGCCGTGATCGCGGTGTCGAGCACGGGCGTCGCCGTTCCGACGATCGACGCCCGGATCTTCTCCCGGCTGGGGTTGCGGCCCGACGTGAAGCGGCTCCCGCTGTTCGGCCTGGGTTGTGTAGGCGGTGCCGCCGGCCTGGCCCGGATGCACGATTACCTTCGCGGTTTCCCCGACCATGTGGCGCTGCTGCTGTCGGTGGAACTGTGTTCGCTGACCCTGCAACGTGACGACACGTCCATCCCGGCGCTGATCGGACTGTGCCTGTTCGGTGACGGCGCCGGTGCCGTCGTGGCAACCGGCGCCAATCGAACGCCGGCCGGGCCCAACCTGATCGGCAGGCCGCGGGTGCTGGCCACCCGCAGCAGACTGTTCCCCGACACCGTCGACGTGATGGGCTGGAATGTCAGCGCGAGCGGATTTCAGCTGGTGATGTCGCGCGACGTTCCGCGGATGGCCTCGGATCACCTGGGTGCCGAGGTCACCGACTTCTTGTCCGACCACGGCCTGACGACCGCCGACGTGTCCACCTGGGTGTGTCACCCCGGCGGACCCAAGGTGCTCGACGCGGTGTCGGAGGCGCTGGACGTTCCGTCCGTCGAGTTCCGGCACAGTTGGGAGTCCATGCGGGACAACGGCAATATCTCGTCGGCGTCCGTGCTGGACGTGCTCGACCGCACACTGACCGAGCCGCCGGACCGGGGATCGACGGGCCTGCTGCTGGCCATGGGTCCCGGATTCAGCTTCGAGCTTGTGTTGCTGGGCTGGTAG